In Plasmodium falciparum 3D7 genome assembly, chromosome: 6, the following proteins share a genomic window:
- a CDS encoding nascent polypeptide-associated complex subunit alpha, putative — MQDDKINSKDDISSSSSCEENDENKNILNPPNRTKMSKGERRARKMLVKLGLKAIPNVHKVIIKKSQKMVFAVSNVEVYKVEGTDSYVIFGDAKTDDITNSINNFIPENLPKDVDVPVEPEINFEAADKEEQKVKDLDDENVGDVSMDDVELIMSQTKCSRDMAISALRKNNNDLVQSIMELSG; from the exons atgcAAGACGATAAAATAAACTCGAAAGATGACATATCATCAAGTTCCTCTTGTGAAGagaatgatgaaaataagaatattttaaacCCTCCGAATCGTACAAAAATGAGTAAAGGAGAAAGAAGGGCTAGAAAAATGCTTGTTAAATTAGGTTTAAAAGCTATACCAAATGTACATAAAgtaattataaagaaatcACAAAAAATGGTTTTTGCAGTTTCAAATGTAGAGGTTTATAAAGTTGAGGGAACAGATTCTTATGTTATTTTTGGAGATGCAAAAACTGACGACATAACCAATTCTATTaaca aTTTCATTCCTGAAAATTTACCAAAAGATGTTGACGTTCCAGTGGAACCAGAAATCAATTTTGAAGCCGCAGATAAAGAAGAGCAAAAAGTTAAAGACCTAGATGacg aaaATGTTGGAGATGTTTCAATGGATGATGTTGAACTTATCATGTCACAAACCAAATGTAGCAGAGATATGGCTATATCTGCTTTGAGAAAAAACAACAACGATCTTGTACAATCAATTATGGAATTAAGTGGTTAA
- a CDS encoding signal recognition particle subunit SRP68, putative, protein MNESASLENESNDEKNGDCDNNLLNEKNGDCDNNLLNEKNGDCDNNLLNEKNGDCDNNLLNEHELVNIVKVKKERDGNIKKKENEKISFDIFSYLNKVYQKHGLYNEEISRFLLYINRRRRKLRSKILFNVKKVGKYIFKIYECDDIDELFLELLLLDVEACRCRYLEIKTDVNNLKKPYRAKYSYMRRLKKSVQKMNFLIQTINNLVDKNTELQIKCYNSFIQATYLVEKKKYEECLSKTDEFLKFIKLIKRISINALAQTNQNKDNQNDNDQTCYKQVMKDKRASLVYEPDTINLQNELYNSKGNNDMINSEKSIDATFFYFLSVINSYERTCSYNMKKHRLSYINEKLQEEDFKYNYSNSIIQNNNIINNNNNNINEKYCNNITAGDKNYYNLNIQYVNNNIIINLHNVEYKWVQHNNNNNILKIQNILKNVKKCIEDEHIYTMNIEYDENNVKDLSNNIQVVLDLLKKYDMENIMSIYGNLYCNYYDCLQIIHEELITCANNNNNNNNNNNSNNNNNNSFSNDDNKLKEKIWTMLENYFLAQKLYVDIERTILLLMKSLLDIYYKNKESEDFYFDKKKKVFSDLIDDMPVLPTGIRYADILKQNIEELKNIENKDIFINILQIIKNVKSFCLAFYYALNKKHAEAHVLYDVIKTRNYVYIKKEHMNNIKCPTLLRISILFNRLQDVISLINEKYYFRHLSIYALQVKNKSIQQNQLFYLDNSMFSPKMKEISLNPLHIDMTQMYRTSYLLGHDQQRGERGSLIRGLLRSFWK, encoded by the coding sequence atgaacgaATCGGCTAGTTTAGAGAACGAatcaaatgatgaaaaaaatggagATTGTGATAACAATTTattgaatgaaaaaaatggagATTGTGATAACAATTTattgaatgaaaaaaatggagATTGTGATAACAATTTattgaatgaaaaaaatggagATTGTGATAACAATTTATTGAATGAACACGAACTTGTGAACATTGTGAaggtaaaaaaagaaagagatggaaatataaaaaagaaagaaaatgaaaaaataagttttgatatattttcttatttaaataaagtaTATCAAAAACATGgattatataatgaagagATATCCCGATTTCTActttatattaatagaagaagaagaaaattaagaagcaaaatattatttaatgtaaaaaaagtagggaagtatatatttaaaatatacgaATGTGATGATATAGATGAATTATTCctagaattattattattagatgtTGAAGCATGTAGATGTAGATATCTTGAAATAAAAACAGATGTGAATAATCTAAAAAAACCTTACAGAGctaaatattcttatatgAGACGTTTAAAAAAATCTGTTCAAAAAATGAACTTTCTGATACaaacaataaataatttgGTAGATAAAAATACAGAATTACAAATCAAATGTTACAATTCATTTATTCAAGCAACTTATCTTgtggaaaaaaagaaatatgaagAATGCTTATCAAAAACGGATGAATtcttaaaatttattaagcTCATAAAAAGGATATCCATAAATGCTCTCGCACAAACTAATCAAAACAAAGATAATCAAAATGATAATGACCAAACATGTTATAAGCAAGTTATGAAGGATAAGCGTGCTTCGCTTGTATATGAGCCTGATACTATAAATTTACAAAATGAATTATACAATTCTAAAGGAAATAATGACATGATAAATTCTGAAAAATCCATCGATGCGacattcttttatttcttatcaGTAATTAATTCGTATGAGCGTACTTGTTCGTATAATATGAAGAAACATAGATTaagttatataaatgaaaaattacaAGAGGAggattttaaatataattatagtaATAGCATAATacaaaacaataatattattaataataataataataatataaatgaaaaatattgtaataatataactgCAGGTGacaaaaattattacaatctaaatatacaatatgtaaataataatattattattaatttacaTAATGTAGAATACAAATGGGTTCaacataacaataataataatatactaaagatacaaaatattttaaaaaatgttaaaaagtGTATAGAagatgaacatatatatacaatgaaTATcgaatatgatgaaaataatgtaaaagaTTTATCAAACAATATACAAGTAGTTTTAGATCTCTTGAAAAAGTATGATATGGAAAATATTATGAGCATTTATGGAAACTtatattgtaattattatgacTGTTTGCAAATTATACATGAAGAATTAATTACTTGTGcaaataacaacaacaataataataataataataatagtaacaataataataataattcttttagtaatgatgataataaactcaaagaaaaaatttgGACCATGCtagaaaattattttctgGCACAAAAACTTTATGTAGATATTGAACGaaccattttattattaatgaaGAGCTTgttagatatatattataaaaataaagaatcagaagatttttattttgataagaagaaaaaagttTTTTCAGATTTAATCGATGATATGCCTGTTTTACCTACAGGTATAAGGTACGcagatatattaaaacaaaatattgaagaattaaaaaatatagaaaataaagatatttttattaatatattacaaattattaaaaatgtaaaatcaTTTTGTTTAGCTTTTTATTAtgcattaaataaaaaacatgCTGAAGCACATGTATTATATgatgttataaaaacaagaaattatgtatatattaaaaaagaacatatgaataatattaaatgtcCAACACTTTTAAGAatatctattttatttaacaGATTACAAGATGTAATTTCCCtaattaatgaaaaatattattttagacATTTATCAATTTATGCTTTACaagttaaaaataaatctatTCAACAAAATCAATTATTCTATTTAGATAATTCTATGTTCTCTCCTAAAATGAAGGAAATATCTTTAAACCCTTTACATATAGATATGACACAGATGTATCGTACATCGTACTTACTAGGCCATGACCAGCAACGGGGAGAAAGAGGTTCATTAATAAGGGGATTATTACGTTCATTttggaaataa